A stretch of Eulemur rufifrons isolate Redbay chromosome 5, OSU_ERuf_1, whole genome shotgun sequence DNA encodes these proteins:
- the SCGB3A1 gene encoding secretoglobin family 3A member 1, with protein MKPSGPGSGRPILGPGVSMEHCCAMKFTATFLVLCVALVSHSAAAFFVDSVAKPVAQPVAALDSAAGAVANPLLSHLNPLKFMLTSLGIPVEHLIEESQKCVAELGPEAVGAVKTLLGALTLFG; from the exons ATGAAACCCTCAGGGCCAGGCTCCGGGAGGCCCATCTTAGGTCCTGGAGTGTCCATGGAGCACTGCTGCGCCATGAAATTCACCGCCACCTTCCTGGTGCTCTGTGTGGCCCTGGTCAGCCACTCTG CTGCGGCTTTCTTTGTGGACTCAGTGGCTAAGCCTGTGGCCCAACCTGTGGCTGCCCTCGACTCCGCCGCAGGGGCCGTGGCCAACCCCCTTCTCAGCCACCTGAACCCCCTGAAGTTCATGCTGACCAGCCTGGGGATCCCTGTGGAGCACCTCATAGAGGAATCCCAGAAGTGTGTGGCTGAGCTGGGCCCCGAGGCCGTGGGGGCCGTGAAGACTCTGCTG GGGGCCCTGACACTGTTTGGTTGA